The sequence GCCTCGGGCCGCGCGGGTGCGCTCGCCTTCGAGACCGGCCCCCAGCCCTTCTGCTTCATGCTCGACGCCCCGCGCTTCGTCGACGACAACGTCATGATGAAGGGCGGTTTCGGCTGGGGCTACCTCAAGCCCCTCGTCTCGGCCGAGCATCTGGCGCGCCACGGCGTCGCGTTCGATCCCGACGTGCGAACGGGCGAGGACTTCCTGTTCGTGCTCGAGGCGCTCGTGACGGGTGCACGCTACGCGGTCACCTCGCGGCCCGGCTATCTCTACGGCATGAGGGAGGGATCCTTGTCGCATCGCCTGACGCGAGCGCGCGCCGACGCGCTCGCCGCGGGGCTGCGCCGCCTCGAGGCGCGCCGCGGCGCCTCGCTCGACGCCCCGACCCGCGCGGCGCTGGCGCGCTATCACGCGGGCCTCGCCAGCACGTGCGCTTTTCTCGGCGTCGTCGAGAGCGCCAAGGCGGGTGTGGTGATCGACGCGCTCGCGCGGGCGGGTGCGCGGCCGGACGTCTGGCCACTCGTCGCGCGCTACGGGGGGGAGGCTCTCGCCAAGCGCATGCCGGGCCGGCGCGCCCGTGCGCGGGACTGACCGGAAGAGGCCGCTCGCATGGGGAACATCGGCGGGGGCTCGCCATTCTCAAATGCGCGACGCGGGCCGGCGTGGGACCGCCGGCGCAGCGTCTCGTTCGCGTCCGGCGCTTCCGGCGCAGACATCTCGAGAGCGGGAGCGCTCGCAATGAGCAGGACGATCATCACGGCGGCGCTCGCCGCATCGGCTGCGGGCATCGCAGGCGGTATCCCGGCCGGCGCGCAGGACGACGCGGCGCGCACCGGCGGGTCCTTCCTCGAGGAGTTCGATGGCGACCGGCTCGATCGAACGCTCTGGTTCGTCTCCGACGGATGGGTCAACGGGGACTGGCACGGCTGCAGCTGGAACGGACGGAACGTCGAGATGCGCGGGGGCGAGCTCGCGCTGATCCTCGACGACACGGAGACGGACGACCGCCCGTATTCCTGCGGCGAGATCCAGACCACCGACGTCTACCACCACGGCGCCTACGAGGTCCGCATGAGCGGCGCGGCGGCGCCGGGGATCATCTCCGCCTTCTTCACCTATACGGGCCCGCACTTCGGCGATCCGCACGACGAGATCGATATCGAGTTCCCCGGCGCGCGGCCGAGGACGGTCGAGCTCAACAACTGGGTCGACGGCGAGGACGCCGACGACGACGGCGTGAAGCAGGATCTCGGCTTCGACGCGAGCGCGGATCTGCACGACTACGCCTTCGTCTGGGCGCCGGATTCGCTGCGCTGGTACGTCGACGGCGAGCTGGTGCGCGAGATCACCGACCCGGCCCGCATCCCGCAGACGCCGAGCAAGATCTTCGCGAGCATCTTCAACGGCACGGAGCCGATGCAGGACTGGCTCGGCCGCTTCGATTACCCGGGAGAGCCGCTCGTCGCTCGGATCGCGCGCATCGCGTACACCGCGCCGGGCGAGCCGTGCCAGTTCGAGGGGTCGATCGCCTGCGAGGCGCCGCGATGACGCCGGCGGTCTGCCTGTGCATCTGCACGTACCGGCGCCCGCAGGGCCTCGACGGCCTCCTGCGGGCGCTCGCGTTCCTGCGCCTCGGCGACCTTCCCGACGCGGCCCTGCGCGTGGTCGTCGTCGACAACGCGCCGGACGGGTCCGCCGAACCGATCGTGGCGCGGCGCGCCCCCGACGCGCGGTTCGCCCTCTCCTACGTCCACGAGCGGCGCAAGGGCCTCGCCAGCGCACGCAACGCGGCGCTGGAGGCGGGCCTTGCCAGCGGAGCCGCTTGGATCGCCTTCATCGACGACGACGAAGCTCCGGAGCCGGGCTGGCTCGCGGCCCATCTCGCGACGCTCGAGGCCACCGGCGCAGCCGCGAGCGTGGGTCCGGTCTACCCCGTCTTCGCGAGCCCGCCGCCCCTGTGGGCGCGGCGCGGCGGCTTCTTCGCCGCCGTCGACCGCGACGCCGCCGTCGACGGAGCGGGCGTGCTGCGCGCCCGCGAAGCCTATAGCGGGAACGTGGTCCTCTCGCGCTCGGCGCTGGCGGCCTCCGGTCTGCGGTTCGATCCGGACTTCGACGAGATCGGCGGCGAGGACACGGCCTTCTTCCGCGCGCTGGCCGAGATGGGGCACGTGATCGCGGTCTCGCCCGAGGCGGTCGTGCACGAGTGGACTCCCGCCGACCGTGTGCGCCCCGGCTGGCTGGTGCGGCGCTGGTTCCGCACCGGCGGCGTCGAGGCCCGGCTCCTCGGCGCCGAGCTCGGCGCGAGGCGGGCGCATGCGCGCCTGCGTAACGCCGGGCGCGGTCTCGTGCGCATCGGCGGCGGCGGGGCGCGCCTCGTGCTGACGACGCTGTGGGCCGGGTGGCGCGACCCCGCCCGCATCGTCGCGCGGCTGTTCACGGTCGCCCGCGGCGGCGGGCTCCTCGCCGCCGCCTTCGGCCTGGGATACCGCGAGTACGCCCGGCCTCAGGTCGAGGCGCGCGGCGCGCCCCGCGGGCCCGAAGAGCGGCGCCCATGAGCGGAGCACACTCGCGCGGGGCGCCGCGCGCCATCGCGGTCTTCGCCCACGATGCGCACGAAAGCACGGTGCGCAAGCGCGTGTCGGCGTTCCAGGCCTGCGGGTGGAGCGTGGACGGCTTCACCTTCACACGCGTGCGTCCGCCGCAGGCGGGGCCCGCACCGGCGCCGTTCTGGCGCGACGTGCCGCTCGGCGCGACCCGGGACCGCAACTACGCGGCCCGCCTGCCGCGGCTCGCGGCCGCGCTCCCGCGTATCCTGAGGCACCGGCGGGCGTTGCGGAAGGCGCACGCGCTCTACGCGCGCAACATCGACATGCTCGTCCTCGCCGCCGCGGCGAAGGCCCTCACGGGCGCGCGCGGGCGCCTCGTCTACGAGGTGCTCGACGTGCAGCGGCCGTTCCTGGCGCGGGGACCCTCGGGCGCACTGCTTCGCTTCGCAGAACGCCGGCTGCTCGCGCGCAGCGGCCTCCTCGTCGTCAGCGCACCGGATTTCATCGAGCGCTACTTCGTGCCGGTCCAGCGCTACCGCGGACCCTGGTTTCTGCTCGAGAACAAGATCGACGCGGGCCGGCTCGCACGCGCGCCCTCGCGTTCGCCGCCCGGTGCGGTCTCCCCGTCCCTCGAGGGACCGCTCGTGCTCGGCTGGTTCGGCGTGCTGCGATGCGCCCGCAGCCTCGCTCTTCTCGACCGCATCGCCGAGCGGCTCGGCGAGCGGGTGCGCGTCGTCCTGCGCGGGCGGGTCTCGCCGGAGGACATCCCCCCCGAGAAGCTCGAGGCGGTGCTCGCGCGGCGGCCGAACATCGTTCACGGCGGCCCCTACGCGAACCCCGACGATCTCGCAGCGCTGTACGGCGGCGTCCACCTCGCCTGGGCGGTGGACTACACCGACGCGGGGACGAATTCCGATTGGCTCCTGCCCAACCGCCTCTACGAGGGCGGCTATTACGGCGCGCCGGCGATCGCCCGCGCGCGGACCGCCGCCGGGCGCAAGGTCGAGGCGCTCGGCCTCGGCGTCGCCCTGCCCGAGCCGCTGGAGGAGGAGGCCTGCGCCTATCTCGTCGGCTGCGACCTGCGGGATCTCGCCCGGCGGCGGGCGGAGATCCTGGCGCTGCCCGCGTCCCTCTTCGTCGACGAGACCGATACCGCCGCGCTGCTCGAGCGGATCGCGCCGGGGGCGCGGCAGGCATGACGGCGGCGAGCGTCGTGATCGCCGTAAAGGACGGGCGCGAGACGATCGGGCGCGCGGTGCGTTCGGCTCTCGACCAGACCCTGCCCGACATCGAGGTGATCGTCGTCGACGACGCCTCGCGAGACGCGACCGCGGCGGCGGCGCGCGAGGCCGCCGCCGGCGATCAGCGCCTGCGCATCGTCGCCCTCGCGGAGAACCGCGGCCCGTCGGCCGCGCGCAATCGCGGCATCGAGGCGGCGCGGGGCCGGTGGATCGCCGTGCTCGACGCCGACGACAGCTTCGCGCCGACCCGCCTCGAGCGGCTCGTCACGCGCGCACAGGCCGCAAGCGCGGACATGGCCTGCGACGATCTGGCCGTCTTCGACCGGGACAGCGGGCGCGAGCTGTTCGCGATGTTCGCGCGCGCGCCGTTGCCGGAGCGGATCGACGCCGCGGCTTTCGTCGCCGGCAATCTTCCCGATCCGCGCGAACCACGCCGCGGCTACGGCTTCCTCAAGCCGATCCTGCGCCGGAGCTTCCTGCGCGAGCAGGGCCTCGCCTACGATGAAGAGATGCGCTTCGCCGAGGATTACGGCCTCTATCTCGGCTGCCTTCTGCGCGGCGCCGTCTGGGTCACCGACCCGGCGCCGCTCTATTCGTACGCGGTGCACGGCAACTCGCTCACGGCTTCGCACACGGCGGGCGACCTCGCGCTTCTGTGCCGGGTCGACGAGCGTGCGTTGGAGGGCGAGCCCGCCCGGGAAAATCCGCGGCTGCGCAATGCCCTGGTGCACCACCTCCTCGCCGCGCGCAAGCGCGAGCGCTGGGCGGCCTTCATCGCGCAGTTCAAGGCGCGCGACTATGGCTCCCTGCCGCGCACCGCGGCGCACAGCCCCGCCGTCTTCGCGCACATCGCCGTGCAGTGCCTGCGCCAGGCCGTCGTGCGCGGGGTGCGCCTGGTGCGCTCGCCGATCAATAGGAGCCGCGGCGGCTGAGGACGGCGGGGACGGTCTTGACGATGATGACGATGTCGCGCTCGACCGACCAGTTCGAGACGTAGTCCGTGTCGAGCGAGACCCGCTCGTCGTAGCCCGTGTCCGAGCGGCCGCTGATCTGCCAGGGGCCGGTGAGCCCGGGCCGGACGCGGAAGTAGTGCTCGATCGCGCCGCCGTACTTCAGGATCTCGTCGTGCACGATGGGCCGCGGGCCGACGATGCTCATCTCGCCGCGCAGCACGTTGACGAGCTGCGGCAGCTCGTCGACGCTGGTCTGGCGCATGACGCCGCCCAGGCGCGTGACCCGCGGGTCCTGCTTCAGCTTGCGCGTGCGGCGCCATTCCGCGGCGGCCAGTGGATCGCGGCGCAGATGGTTCTGGAGCGCCGCCTCGGCGTCTGGCACCATGGTGCGGAACTTGAGGCAATGGAACTCCCGTCCGTCCAACCCGATCCGCCGGTGCCGGTAGAGCGCCGGGCCGCCGTCGGAGCCGCGTACGATCGCTGCGACGGCCAGGAAGAGCGGCAGCAGGAAGAGCAGCGCGGCGGCGGCGATCGCGACGTCGAGCGCGCGCTTGGCAAGACCGCCGACCGGCCGCCGGAGCGTCCTCGCGTTCGACGCGTGGCGACCGAGTTCCTCATGCACGTCCTGCATCCGTCGCGTCTCCATGAGGGCACGGGAGGGGGAGGCCCGGTCGCGATCGGCGAGCGGGTGCGGACCTCAACGGCGGGGCGCCCCGGGTCCGACGCCCCACCCAACCACGAATGCGGGAGCTGGTTCCGGCCCTTTTTGCGCCGCAATGAGACAGGTTGCGTCGCCGGTCTCCAGTGCGAACCGAAACGGGCGCGGCGCGTTCGGGCTCTCCGGCCGACGTCGCATGCACCCCGCAGCGGAGCCTCTCGGCAACAGTCGCGCGCATTCCGCAGTGGAGCGGCTGCTGCGCAGGCGACTCCTTACTGTCGAGCTTGGTCGTAAGACTGCAGCATAATGCGGCTCGATGGGGCTTCGGTGACGGCTCGGCCGCGACTTGCTTTCGCTTACCGGACGTTTACATGAGCACCCCTTTGCGCCATGCTCCATTCGGGGTGACGCGCGATCCGACGGTCGCGAGGGGGCGATTTCCATGTTCGCGACGATCTTGGTCATCGGGTGCTGTTTCGGCATGGCGGCGGGCGTATTCCTCGGCCTGCCGGCGTTCGCCCTGGGCAGCGCCCTGGCCGTCGGGGCGCTGCTCGTCCTCGAGATCGCCGTGGGCAGCGGCTTCGGGGAAACGGCTCTGCGTCTCCTCGCGCTCGCCGTCTCCCTCCAGATCGCCTACGCCATCGGCCTCGTCGCGCGGGCGAACGTCCCGGCGCTGCGCAAGCGAAACGGTGCCCGCCGCGGCGGATCCGCAGAGCGCGAGGCGGGTCGGCGCGACCGCTAGAGCGCGGTCCGGCCCGATGGGAGCGGGTCGGGCGCTCCAGACTTCTTCTCGACGCACCGTGTCGTCCATCGCGACCGGATTCCACGTGTGGATCATGCTCCAGCCGCCTCGGTCGGCCGAAGTGGAACCCCTGCGGAGAAGCCGCGTTCGACCCGGCGCCGACGCCCCCCGACGTGTCCGGCCGCGCGCCGTGCGCGCAGCTTCGCCCCGTGTCGACGAGGATTCGCCGAAGGATCGCCCATGTTCGAAGCCGAAGCCGGCCAGACCGGCTGCGCGCCGTCGCCACGTTCCGAGACGTTCGTCAGCATCGCCGTCCCGACGCTGAACGAGCAGACGCACATCCGCGCCTGCCTCGCCTCGCTCCTCGTCCAGCTCGATCCGAAGGCGAGCGAGATCCTCGTGCTGGACGGCGGCAGCCGCGACGCCACCCGCGCCATCGTGGCGCAGATCGCCAGGGATCATCCCACCGTGCGCCTCGTCGACAACCCGGCGCGGATCCAGGCGGCCGCGATCAATCTCGCCGCCCGGACGGCCTCGCCGCAGGCCGACGTGCTGATACGCGCGGACGCCCATGCCGACTATCCGCCCAACTTCGTCGCCGAGGTCGTCGCGGCCCTGCAGGCGCGAAACGCCGCGTCCGCCGTCGTGCCGATGCGCACGGTCGGCGAAAAGGCGTTCCAGCGCGCGGTCGCGGCGGTCCAGGGCAGCTTCCTCGGCAACGGCGGGTCCGCACACCGACGCGGGGGGCCGTCGCGCTGGGTCGACCACGGCCACCATGCCGCCTTCGACCGGTCGGTCTTCCTGCGGCTGGGCGGCTACGACGAGAGCTTCACGCACAACGAAGACGCCGAGTACGACCATCGCCTGCGCAGCGCGGGCTTCCGGATCTGGATGTGCCGCGCCGCGGCCATCTCCTATTTTCCGCGCGAGCGGCCGACCGCGCTGGCGCGGCAATACTACAATCACGGCAGGGGGCGGGGGCGCACGGTCATGCGCCATCGCATCCGGCCCGCGCTCCGGCAGCTGGCGCCGCCCGCGGCGCTCCTCGGCTCGACCGGTGGGCTCGCGCTGGCCCCGCTCGAGCCGCTCTTCCTCGCGATCCCAGCCGCCTATCTGGCGCTCTGCCACGCCTTCGCGATCGCTCTCGCGGCGCGCCGGCGCGATCCGGCCCTCCTCGCCGCGGGCATCGCCGCGACGATCATGCATTTCGCCTGGTCGGCGGGCTTCCTGCGCAGCGTCGCGGGCGGCTTCTCGATCGCTCGCCCGCCGGCGTCGGCGCACCTCGACGCGCGCCCGGGCGACGGTCCCGGCGTCCGCCCCGACCGCCTCTGAGCCGGAAAGATCACGATGGCTCGTCACGACGCAGATGCCCACCGCCGCGATGCGTACCGCCGGACGCCCGAGCCGCCGCCCGAGACCGCGCGCCTGGAGACCCAGCTCGATTTGCCGACGCTCGTCGCATTCCTCTGGCGGCGGGCCTGGATCATCGCCGCCGGCGTCGCGGTCGCTGTGGTGATCGGCGCGCTCTACGCCTTCACGGCTCAGCCGAAATACGCAGCCGTCGCCGGGCTCGTCATCGACGAGACGAAAGGCGAGCTCGCGCGCGTGTCCCCCGGCGGCGCTCCCGCTGCGGAGGATCTCGTCGCCATCGCCACGCAGATCCAGATCCTGCGCTCGCAGGACGTCGCGCTCAGCGTCGTCGACAGGCTCGACCTCACCGAGAACCCGCTCTTCATCCCCGACCGTCCCAACGTCGTCACCGCCGCCATCGGCGCCGCGCGTAGCGGCGCGCGCGACGCGCTGGATGCGCTGTTCGCTGCGCCGAGCCCGCCGGTCGATCGCACCAGCGCCGAGGCCGATGCAGAAGCGGCCCCGGCGGTCACCCCGCGCGAGCGCGCGGCCGTCGCCGTCCGGTCCAGTCTCGACGTCTACCGCCTCGGCGCCTCCCGGGCAATCGATGTGCGCTATACCGGCAATCATCCGGAAATCGCGGCGGCGATCGCCAACGCCGTCACGGAAGCCTACATCCAGGACCGCATCGACGCGCGCTTCGACGCGGCCGACAACGCTGGCGCCTGGCTGCGCCGTCGCATTGCCGAGTTGCAGGATCAGTTCGCCGATACCGCGCGCCGGGTTCAGGCGTTCCGCGCCGAGAACGACATCATCGATACCGGCGGTGGGCGAGGGCTGATCAACCAGCAGGCTCTGGCCCAGGTCAACGAGAGCCTCGTGCGGGCCGCTTCGGACGCCGCCGAGGCGCGCGCGCGCTACGCCCGGGTCCAGCGCGCCCTTGCGCAGGACGACCTCTCGCTCGAGCGCGTCGACGCCGGCGAGAGCGATCTCGTGACGCGGCTGCGGTCCCGCTACATCGAGCTGTCCGCCGAGGAGGACGTCCTCTCGGAGCGTCTCGCGCCCGACAACCCGGCGCTCACGTCCATACGCCGCGAGCTCGCCCGCACCGAGGACGCGATCCGCGGCGAGCTGCGGCGCGTCGCCGAGCGCCTGCGGACCGAGCAGGACATCGCCGCCGCCGGTGAGGCGGATCTGCGCGACGAGCTGAGGCGCCTCGTCGAGCGCTCGAACGTCACCGAGGAAGCGCGCGTGCGTCTCCTGCAGCTCGAGAGCGAGGCCGAGGTCCTCCAGACCGCCTACGAGAGCTACCTGAAGCGCTACACGGACGTGATCCAGCAGCAGAGCGCGCCCTTCCTGGAAGCACGCACGATCTCGCCGGCCCTCGTCCCGAGCGGCCCGACGGGACCCAGGAAGGCGCTGGTCCTCATCCTCTCGGCCATTCTCGGCGGCGGGCTCGGCCTCGCGGCGGCGGTGCTCCTGGAGGGGTTCGACCGGACGATCCGCCTGCCGCGGCAGCTCGAGGCCATCGGCGTGCGCTCGCTGGGCATCGTTCCCCTGGCGAAGCCGGTCGGTGTCTTTCGCGGGCGCCGCCTGTTCGGCCGTGCGCCGCGGGGCGCGAACGCGATGGCGGCGCGCGCCGAGCTGTCCTTGGTGGCGAGCGCGCCCGGATCGCCTTTCGCCAACGGCCTGCGGCGCGTCAAGACCCAGGTCGCCCACGCGCTGCCCGAAGGAGAGGCCGGCGGCGCCGTCATCGGGGTCACCGGGCTCTGCCCCGGCGAGGGCGCCTCCACGATCGCGGCCAACCTCGCGCGCCTCTACGCGGTCGCAGGACGCACGGCGCTTCTCGTCGACGCGAACCTCCACGACGGCACGCTCACCGAAGCTGGCGTCGGCGTCGAGCCGGAGCCGCTCGCGGGAGCCAAGCGGCTGCAGGTCGTCGGCGGCGAGGCGCTCTTCGAGCAGCTGCGCGATCCCGCCGACAACGACCCGACGGCGCTCCCCAGCGCCGCCGATCTCCTCGCCTCGACGCGCATGCGCCAGTTCATGAAGGAGGCGCGCCAGCGATACGAGATCACGATCCTCGACCTGCCGGCCCTCGAGAGCGTGCCGGACACCGGCGCGGTGGCGCCCTACCTCGACGGAATCGTGCTCGTCGCCGAATGGGGCCGGGCCTCGCGGCCGGGGCTCGAGGACGCGGTTGCGGATCTGCGCCGGCACGGCGCCCAGATCGTCGGCGCGATCCTCAACAAGGCGCGACTGCGGGCCATG comes from Salinarimonas sp. and encodes:
- a CDS encoding family 16 glycosylhydrolase, encoding MSRTIITAALAASAAGIAGGIPAGAQDDAARTGGSFLEEFDGDRLDRTLWFVSDGWVNGDWHGCSWNGRNVEMRGGELALILDDTETDDRPYSCGEIQTTDVYHHGAYEVRMSGAAAPGIISAFFTYTGPHFGDPHDEIDIEFPGARPRTVELNNWVDGEDADDDGVKQDLGFDASADLHDYAFVWAPDSLRWYVDGELVREITDPARIPQTPSKIFASIFNGTEPMQDWLGRFDYPGEPLVARIARIAYTAPGEPCQFEGSIACEAPR
- a CDS encoding glucosyl transferase, with the translated sequence MSGAHSRGAPRAIAVFAHDAHESTVRKRVSAFQACGWSVDGFTFTRVRPPQAGPAPAPFWRDVPLGATRDRNYAARLPRLAAALPRILRHRRALRKAHALYARNIDMLVLAAAAKALTGARGRLVYEVLDVQRPFLARGPSGALLRFAERRLLARSGLLVVSAPDFIERYFVPVQRYRGPWFLLENKIDAGRLARAPSRSPPGAVSPSLEGPLVLGWFGVLRCARSLALLDRIAERLGERVRVVLRGRVSPEDIPPEKLEAVLARRPNIVHGGPYANPDDLAALYGGVHLAWAVDYTDAGTNSDWLLPNRLYEGGYYGAPAIARARTAAGRKVEALGLGVALPEPLEEEACAYLVGCDLRDLARRRAEILALPASLFVDETDTAALLERIAPGARQA
- a CDS encoding glycosyltransferase family 2 protein — its product is MTAASVVIAVKDGRETIGRAVRSALDQTLPDIEVIVVDDASRDATAAAAREAAAGDQRLRIVALAENRGPSAARNRGIEAARGRWIAVLDADDSFAPTRLERLVTRAQAASADMACDDLAVFDRDSGRELFAMFARAPLPERIDAAAFVAGNLPDPREPRRGYGFLKPILRRSFLREQGLAYDEEMRFAEDYGLYLGCLLRGAVWVTDPAPLYSYAVHGNSLTASHTAGDLALLCRVDERALEGEPARENPRLRNALVHHLLAARKRERWAAFIAQFKARDYGSLPRTAAHSPAVFAHIAVQCLRQAVVRGVRLVRSPINRSRGG
- a CDS encoding Wzz/FepE/Etk N-terminal domain-containing protein, translated to MARHDADAHRRDAYRRTPEPPPETARLETQLDLPTLVAFLWRRAWIIAAGVAVAVVIGALYAFTAQPKYAAVAGLVIDETKGELARVSPGGAPAAEDLVAIATQIQILRSQDVALSVVDRLDLTENPLFIPDRPNVVTAAIGAARSGARDALDALFAAPSPPVDRTSAEADAEAAPAVTPRERAAVAVRSSLDVYRLGASRAIDVRYTGNHPEIAAAIANAVTEAYIQDRIDARFDAADNAGAWLRRRIAELQDQFADTARRVQAFRAENDIIDTGGGRGLINQQALAQVNESLVRAASDAAEARARYARVQRALAQDDLSLERVDAGESDLVTRLRSRYIELSAEEDVLSERLAPDNPALTSIRRELARTEDAIRGELRRVAERLRTEQDIAAAGEADLRDELRRLVERSNVTEEARVRLLQLESEAEVLQTAYESYLKRYTDVIQQQSAPFLEARTISPALVPSGPTGPRKALVLILSAILGGGLGLAAAVLLEGFDRTIRLPRQLEAIGVRSLGIVPLAKPVGVFRGRRLFGRAPRGANAMAARAELSLVASAPGSPFANGLRRVKTQVAHALPEGEAGGAVIGVTGLCPGEGASTIAANLARLYAVAGRTALLVDANLHDGTLTEAGVGVEPEPLAGAKRLQVVGGEALFEQLRDPADNDPTALPSAADLLASTRMRQFMKEARQRYEITILDLPALESVPDTGAVAPYLDGIVLVAEWGRASRPGLEDAVADLRRHGAQIVGAILNKARLRAMRSMGHRPTDLGYRPRRRTAASGRAAGMETPARETAA
- a CDS encoding sugar transferase, whose protein sequence is MQDVHEELGRHASNARTLRRPVGGLAKRALDVAIAAAALLFLLPLFLAVAAIVRGSDGGPALYRHRRIGLDGREFHCLKFRTMVPDAEAALQNHLRRDPLAAAEWRRTRKLKQDPRVTRLGGVMRQTSVDELPQLVNVLRGEMSIVGPRPIVHDEILKYGGAIEHYFRVRPGLTGPWQISGRSDTGYDERVSLDTDYVSNWSVERDIVIIVKTVPAVLSRRGSY
- a CDS encoding glycosyltransferase; its protein translation is MTPDVSYVVPAYGAQETVARTVGSALEQRDVRVEVVVADDASPDATAAVVEDFAARDTRVRLVRLARNGGPSGARNAAIRAARGRFVGMLDADDAIAPDRTRRLLDLAQSLSVQIVADNLTLCDASGRAGALAFETGPQPFCFMLDAPRFVDDNVMMKGGFGWGYLKPLVSAEHLARHGVAFDPDVRTGEDFLFVLEALVTGARYAVTSRPGYLYGMREGSLSHRLTRARADALAAGLRRLEARRGASLDAPTRAALARYHAGLASTCAFLGVVESAKAGVVIDALARAGARPDVWPLVARYGGEALAKRMPGRRARARD
- a CDS encoding glycosyltransferase family 2 protein, whose product is MFEAEAGQTGCAPSPRSETFVSIAVPTLNEQTHIRACLASLLVQLDPKASEILVLDGGSRDATRAIVAQIARDHPTVRLVDNPARIQAAAINLAARTASPQADVLIRADAHADYPPNFVAEVVAALQARNAASAVVPMRTVGEKAFQRAVAAVQGSFLGNGGSAHRRGGPSRWVDHGHHAAFDRSVFLRLGGYDESFTHNEDAEYDHRLRSAGFRIWMCRAAAISYFPRERPTALARQYYNHGRGRGRTVMRHRIRPALRQLAPPAALLGSTGGLALAPLEPLFLAIPAAYLALCHAFAIALAARRRDPALLAAGIAATIMHFAWSAGFLRSVAGGFSIARPPASAHLDARPGDGPGVRPDRL
- a CDS encoding glycosyltransferase gives rise to the protein MTPAVCLCICTYRRPQGLDGLLRALAFLRLGDLPDAALRVVVVDNAPDGSAEPIVARRAPDARFALSYVHERRKGLASARNAALEAGLASGAAWIAFIDDDEAPEPGWLAAHLATLEATGAAASVGPVYPVFASPPPLWARRGGFFAAVDRDAAVDGAGVLRAREAYSGNVVLSRSALAASGLRFDPDFDEIGGEDTAFFRALAEMGHVIAVSPEAVVHEWTPADRVRPGWLVRRWFRTGGVEARLLGAELGARRAHARLRNAGRGLVRIGGGGARLVLTTLWAGWRDPARIVARLFTVARGGGLLAAAFGLGYREYARPQVEARGAPRGPEERRP